The Alkalihalobacillus sp. TS-13 genome contains a region encoding:
- a CDS encoding carbohydrate ABC transporter permease — MQKKAGPMFYVGLFVFIFLVMFPFLWILISSLKPVSELFGEKAFIPFTSDPTFENYRSVFVNHPFLTYLKNSLIVSGATTIYTVFIASFAAYAIARMKFRGKTVILGLVLSVSMFPQIATISPIYIILKNLGLTNSYIGLIIPYTTITLPLSIWILVTFFRKIPFDLEEAAKIDGASIMQTYWRVILPLAIPGIFTTAILVFIAAWNEFLFALVLNTQEKFKTVPVGIAMFQGQFTIPWGEISAATVVVTVPLVIMVLLFQRRIVSGLTSGAVKE, encoded by the coding sequence ATGCAGAAGAAAGCCGGACCAATGTTTTATGTAGGTTTATTTGTTTTTATTTTCCTTGTCATGTTCCCGTTCTTATGGATTCTGATCAGTTCATTGAAGCCTGTATCTGAATTGTTTGGAGAGAAGGCATTCATTCCTTTTACTTCAGATCCGACGTTTGAAAACTATCGATCCGTATTCGTGAACCATCCGTTCTTGACCTACTTGAAAAATAGTTTGATTGTTTCTGGAGCGACAACGATCTATACGGTCTTCATCGCATCTTTTGCGGCTTATGCGATTGCTCGGATGAAGTTCAGAGGCAAAACGGTCATACTCGGGCTTGTGCTATCTGTGTCGATGTTTCCTCAGATCGCGACAATCTCGCCGATCTATATTATTTTGAAGAACCTGGGGCTGACGAATAGTTATATCGGATTGATCATTCCGTATACGACGATCACATTGCCTCTTTCGATTTGGATTCTCGTAACCTTCTTCCGTAAAATTCCGTTCGATCTGGAAGAAGCGGCGAAAATCGATGGGGCATCGATCATGCAGACGTACTGGAGAGTCATTCTGCCACTGGCGATTCCAGGAATATTCACAACAGCGATCCTCGTCTTCATTGCTGCATGGAACGAGTTCTTGTTCGCTCTTGTTTTAAATACACAGGAAAAATTTAAAACAGTACCAGTAGGGATTGCGATGTTCCAGGGACAATTCACGATTCCATGGGGTGAAATATCTGCAGCGACAGTCGTTGTTACAGTACCGTTAGTCATCATGGTCCTCTTATTCCAACGTAGGATCGTTTCAGGACTGACTTCTGGTGCAGTTAAAGAATAA